Genomic segment of Sebastes fasciatus isolate fSebFas1 chromosome 3, fSebFas1.pri, whole genome shotgun sequence:
CACACTGTTGTTTGACTTTTGTTTGCAAAAGTAATTACATATGTTAATCCTCAATTTAATCAAAATATGTGTCTGTGAAAAATTGTGTTTGATGATCCAccttttcttctgcttctttCTTGTTAGTTACAAAATCTGCCAATAAAGCATCGACAAAGACAACACTGGTGTCTGTCTGATtaaaaaatactgtgaaattttGTGGTTTACATTTAACATTGATGTGCATACTCATAAATGCAGAAGCACCTGTAGACTGTCGAAACTACTTTATGGAGGAGGGAAcctgctaaaataaaaaataaatgaatgaataaataaataaataaataaataaataagtcattaaatgtagcaaaaataatattaacaataaatgtagccattaattaattaataaaaggtgacataaattgatatttctgctttaatttgcttctttatctatctttgtattaattccttatttatttactcctgtgtttgattttcatttatttttgatatgtatttttgcatttattttttatctattttatatgtatttttaaatatatgtatttatttatgtatttatgcatttatatacttatttatttctgcccgattttccctttgcatttcaccccttatttatttccccaaacttatttatttctgtattatttattttatacatttctttatgcatttctgcctcattatgcaaatgagggggctgccactcaacgtgtgtcatcatggcgtcagggtgcatgactatatgctaactagctagctagctaactctGTCTGCTTCCACTTATCAACTCCAGtcttacaaaaataaataaaaaatgattaaaaaataaatgaaataaatacaaaataaataaatgcaaaaataaataaatgtaaaaatgaataaaaatgaaaacataaataaataaaatggaaaattaaacagaagagtaaataaataagggaattaatgaaaatattgataaataaagaagcaaattaaaacagaaagatccatttatgtcacattttaacaattaattaattgatacatttattttgaatataatttttgctgcatttaatgacatttatttattgagtcatttatttaattattcatttattttctattttggcaggttctgtcctccatactttCGTGGAGAGCGTGTTTAAGTATGTCAAATATATGACCAAGTTAAAATAATTGAGttaaataataacttttttCCCATGTACCAAATTAGGTGTATTGAGTTGTATTTTAGTaccttttttaagatttttttttcaccgCAGGAACCATTTTTCACTGTATAACTTTGCAACTACAATTTGAACTGCGACCGTCTTTCCTGTAGGCTGAGATGTAGAGGGGAGGGATTCATGCTGTACGTATTTTCGTTTCATCCTTCCCGCCACCAGCTGGCTGAATTTGAGTTGCTAGCTCCGCTAACTAAAGGTCCGTCTCCCGGAGCTGCCGCACACACTTTTCTTCCGGTGAAGTGGTCTCCTAGTGGCGAGGAGGACGAAATTAAAATAAGGAatcgtttttttgtttctgcCGCTTTGGATTTAGtgcaataaacaaactattaaaGTGTAAATGGACCGTACAGCCCGCGGTTAGTGGCACAGTAAACTCACAGATGGATAACGTAAACTATAGGCCGACGCCACAcgtgaagattataagatagcAGCATTATTTTGACTGGttctcagagtttcagcagtttggctGAATTTTGCATATTTCTGTCCTGCTGAGAGTTAGTAGTATTACTGTTAATATGGAgaacggaacctgccaaaacaaaaaataaacaaataaatgactcgataaatgaataaatatgtcatgcAATGTGGTAAAAAtactatttaaaataatatttatctttgtattaaatttccttatttatttactcttctttttaattttgccttttatttatttatttatttttcaaatgcaTGTATTTGGCAAAATGACCAACTCTTGACTTTATGGTAGAAAGTGTAGCATTTTGAAGTTCACTTTAGATTAATGTCAGACTCATTTCTCTCTACTACAAAATGCAGTTATGGAAAACTGGGCACTTGCTCTTTAAAACGTTCACAATATCAATTGATAATATGCTGAGTTAAATGTCCAGTTTTTAAATATTATCATGGCAGCCTACAGTATGCTTTATAGGTATCAGGAAAAGGTAGTGTTAACTAAAGTTATACCGTGCCCCACATTCCATCAGTAAAAAGCACAGTGTACTACACTACCTTTTAATATAGTACTCTCCTTTTGGGTAAATCATTTTATATCAATGAGCAGCCTCTGTGGCTTGAACTTGAGATCTAGGCGATTTTTTTATATAGCTTATTTCATTACAGGTCAACTAAATGTACCTTACATTAAAGTGCATGCAACAAGTGACATGAGAACATATTTAATACAGAACAACCAACACTGCCAAACACCACCCAAAAACCATTGACCACACAAGCTAACCCCCTCTTGTTTAAATGCAGATGGTTAAATATAGAAATGTGTGAAAATAGGCAATCAAGActcctcctccacatcaacactatAACATAGGTCAGATATTGTAACCTGCGGAGCAGAGCTTGCTGTCAGCAGTCACGGTAAGACCCCAGAGTTTGAGTTGAGTAGTCTCTAACATCAAATTCTTCCTAATCCTCACTGACATCCAATTTGTATTGAAATTTTACATTCAATCTTTACATTGTTTAACTTATTCTGTGTTTTACCTTCtgttgctttttatttcttccaTACAGATGGCAAGGCTGTGGCACCTCATGCTCCTGTGCTGGGCATGGAGTCCTCTGTGTCTGGCAGCCAGCGGAGGCTTCTTTGGTACGCAGCCGGAGTGTGAGAAGGCTCACTTTGTCCCTGGTTACAACCTGGGTGGAGAAGGCTTCGACATCGTCACAATGGAGCGGAAAGGTGCCTATGTCATCGACACGGAAACATGGAAGCTTGGCAACGGCACTTGCAGGATGTTCAGCAACAGCTACATGAACAGAGAGAGCCAGAAGGTCCCAGCTGCCGTGGTGGACTGGAGAACCCTCCCCAAGTGCAGCATGAAGGTCTCCAGTTTACTCTACGATTCTGTCGAAACTCTCGTCAACGACTCCACCTCAGCCGTGTCCAATGATTGGAAAATCGGCCTTGAAATCCCTGTAGACCCGTCTGTCACTGTTGGTCTTGGCTTTGGAGGTTCCCACTCCAAAGAAGCTACCTTTGGCATGCAAAAGTCAAAAAGAGAccgctacaacttctttagtcACTCTGTCTACTGTAGCTTCTACCGGTGAGTATGTTGGACAGATATTTGTCTCCTTGTCTTGTCTTAACTCTGAATTTATTTGTTCAGAAAAGGTTCATTTCACAGTGTTCTGGGTAGttgcagggccggctctagcccttttggggCAAAATTCAGATTTGGAGGTTTAACCCTcaagaaccctaaccctagcctcataaaccgcaacacacatcagacatcacaatggttttaagataaaaatcaagacttttattttcatacataactgtatttattataatattaataaacaattggtcaaatattgttggcttaaaggTGTTTAGGTAGTTTCACTACAACGAGgtgtgaaaagtgtatttctttctttctttatttattagttaatttcttatctcaatgcagaaaatcagGAACGGTGCCCACCggcatttttttaataaattaattaatttatttttagggTGACCAGCGCCCCTaaaaggtggcgccctaggcgaccgcctatatggcgtacgccttaagccggccctggacAGTTGGGAATAATGACTGCAAAATTTGCTTAAAACTAACAACATAAACAGTGACATGAATAAAATGGGACTGTGACAGACTGTAACTAAATGATATACTTCCTGTTCTTCACAGCTACAGAATGGCAACAAAACCTCCACTGAGTCCCGACTTTGAATCAGCCGTGAACTCCCTTCCTTCCTATTCACATAAGACATCGGCATTATATCGCAGTCTGATGGACACATACGGTACACATTTCATCACACAGGTGTCTCTGGGAGGGGAAATAAAAGCAATCACTTCCATCAAGACCTGCGAGGCAACCATGAATGGACTGTCGGCAACAGATATCAAGGATTGTTTGTCAGTCGAGGCCTCTGCTAGCTTTGCAAAAACTGCCAGCATTAAGGCCATGTACCAACACTGTCaggcaaagaagaagaatttgGTCTCTGGTCAAAGTTTCAGCAGCACGTTTAATGAGCGTAACACAGAGGTCATCGGTGGAGACATCAACGGCGCTGATATCCTCTTTGCAGACCAATCAAACCCCAATGTCTACAGCAACTGGCTCAACTCACTGAAAATCATCCCGGATGTTGTCCGATACAACATAAATCCCCTGCACACCATCCTGCCAAGTGGCCATCCTGCCAGGGCCGGGCTGAAGCAAGAGGTGGAGACGTACATCAAGAAAAATGCGGTGTTGAACAAATGCTCAGAAACCTGTAAGATTGGGCACAGATCCAGCAAAAGGGATCCTTGTGCTTGTGTTTGCAACAGTAATCAGAATCTAAAGTCAAACTGCTGTCCCGCTGGCAAAGGTCTTGCAACATTAAAGGTCTTTAATCTCTATGCAGAAGGGTTGTACGGCGATAAGTGGACTGAGACAGATGGTTCAGTGGAGGTTAGATATGGTGATCAGTATAAGCGCACTGCCATCATTAGTAACAATGACAACCCTAGATGGTGGGAGACATTTGAATTTGGACCCATCGTCATTAACATGAAGAACAAACTTTTGTTCAGTGTTTATGATGAGGACAGTTACTGGAATAGTGATCTCCTCGGTAAGTGTTCAATTGGTCTGCGTAGCGGGAAGGTGAGCAACAGCTGCATGTTTAAACATGGTACCCTCTTCTTCTCCTACATAGTAGAGTGTGCGGTAAGTCTTGGTGGTGACCAATGTCAAGAATACATACCATCCCCCATGAGTCCCTCTCTGGCCAAGGTCTTCCACACCAGAAACGGGGTGCTTGTTGGAGAGGCGGGGAAGAGGTACACTagatcagtcagtcagtcagtcagggtGAGGCCAGCTGTTGAGCTGGGATGAGATGTGAGAATGACGATTTGATGACGATCTTGCTTTTAGTTAATAGCATCTTTCACACTGTTGTTTGACTTTTGTTTGCAAAAGTAATTACATATGTTAATCCTCAATTTAATCAAAATATGTGTCTGTGAAAAATTGTGTTTGATGATCCAccttttcttctgcttctttCTTGTTAGTTACAAAATCTGCCAATAAAGCATCGACAAAGACAACACTGGTGTCTGTCTGATTAAAAAATACTGTGAACATGTAACATTGATGTGCATACTCATAAATGTGGAAGCACCTGTAGACTATccaaacaaattaataaataaataaatgactcaataaataaataaataaatatgtcattaaatgtagcaaaataatattaacaataaatgtagccattaattaattgataaaaggtgacataaactgatatttctgctttaatttgcttctttatctatctttgtattaattccttatttatttactcctctgtttgattttcatttattttctatttattcatttatttttgcatttattttttatttattttatatgtatttttaaattcatgtaattatttatgtatttatgcatttatatacttatttatttctgcacgattttccctttgcatttcaccccttatttatttccccaaacttatttatttctgtattatttattttatacatttctttatgcatttctgcctcattatgcaaatgagggggctgccACTcaatgtgtgtcatcatggcgtcagggtgcatgactatatgctaactagctagctagctaactctGTCTGCTTCCACTTATCAACTCGTCTTacaaaaaacagataaaaaatgaatgcaaaacataaataaataaatgtaaaaattaataaaaattaatacatgaataaataaaatgggaaattaaacagaagagtaaataaataagggaattaatgctagatagatagataaataaagaagcaaattaaaacagaaatatcagtttatgtcacattttatcaattaattaattgatacattttttatattatttttgctgtatttaatgacatatttatttattgagtcatttatttatttattcatttattttttattttggcaggttccatcctccatacttTCCTGGCAAGCGTGCTTAAGTTTGTCAAATATATgaacaaataaagtaatttaGTTAAATAATAACTTTTATCCCATATACCAAATTAGGTGTATTAAGTTGGATTTTAGtacttttttacaaaaaaaatttcatcTCAGGAAACATTTTTCACTGTATAACTTTGCAACTACTATTTGAACTGCGATCGTCTTTCCTGTTGTAGGCTGAGATGTAGGGGGGAGGGATTCATGCTGAGCGAACACACAGTTACAAGTGTAAATTACTACAAATGTTAACTGATAGCTCTTGTATTAAATAAACCTACAGCTGCTGTGAGATAAGCATTTTGACAAAATGACCTTCCCTTTAAGCACAGTATGTAGGATAAAAGCCGAATATTGTTTCCTGGGGTCATGCACTTTGGGGATTTTTGGGGGTTTCCCGGgttttattacaatttttttttttaaatcttctaACCAACACATCATCAACATACCATGGTGACTTGTATCTAAAAGAAATGCACATGACAGCAGGAGTGTCATAAAATGTGCTAGAGTGGGAGGAACAGAAACCCCCAAATAAAGGAACAGAAACCTATTTGAATGGGTGGGTAAAAGTGTAAGGGTGAtacacaagaaaagaaaaacaatacgGACAAAATAAAGAGTAGATTATTTTATGGGCCTCTGTTGCCATGCCACCATCATACAGAGACATTTAGCTGTGATTCACATCAAAGCATCCCAGCCTCCCAATGATACGTTTAAAGTTAAAGCAGGAATTATCTGTCTTCCCCAAAACTAATAAACTCATCTGCATTTAGCAAGTCATTTGTGTATTTTAGTCATCTGTATCATTGTAGCCCATGTCGGGCTCTAGACAACAGGGGGCACTTGGCAAGGTTTTCTTTAGGGGCCCTCCTTActtaatgtgtttgtttgtggttttattcatcatttacTGATGATTTGCTGATGATTATTTCATGATTTACTAAAGGTTTATAGATGActtacaattagggctgtcaaagttaatacgataacgcgttaacgtaattgtgtttttaacgccaccaatttctgtgacgcattaacacaacttgaaatttttaagttgtagtgggctcagttttaaagtgagaGTAATACACTGACACCATCGACAGTtctatgtgcatgtgtgaagtGTGTGAAGACGTGTTGGAGTTTCAGAGACGTTGGTGATGGAGCGActgtcagagtgtgtgtgctgtctgCTCACCTCTCTCAGCGGGACCTTTGTTCTGAATGTACACATGGCACCTCTCTCTGTGCTCCTCCAGAGAGCTTCTCTGCTTGTAGCTGCGACTGCAGTGGTTGCACTTGAAGGGTTTCTCCACTGTGAACAGAAGTTTCAGTTAATTACCAACACATGAAACATCAACACCATCTAAATGGTACAGCCAGTATTATTGCCTTAAGTAcgtggtttcacacaaaactgaTGATGTGCACATTAAGAAACTGTCTGCAGGTAAAACAcgtgaactgaaagtgaatgagTAAGTTTCCAGAGGTAAATGAGTAAGATGCCATATGTGATGTGTGTAACCGTATGAGGCGCATGGCGGGTTGTTACTGGAAAAGCAACGCAGGCTCAGCAGCAGACCTCATGCGCTCAGATTCAAAAGGAGTGAGAAACCAACAGAAGGTCGGTGCGCAGGTGGCCGCTCAGAGCATCGCGTCGACGGCAGGCGTAGCTGCACATGGGGCATTTGAAGGGCTTCTGCCCGGAGTGCAGTTTTATGTGGCGCAGCAGGTTTCCCTTCTGGGCGAAGGAGGCGCCGCACTGACTGCACTGGAATGGCCTCTCACCtgagtgaggaaaaaaaaaaacacgcacCATGAAAAGcaattgtgcattttatttaaggccgtcaaagttaacacgataataacgcgttaacgcaaatttgttttaacgccactaatgtctttatcgcattgacgcaacttgcaatttttaggttgtagcgggctcagttttaaagctagagagaagatactggcataagataagatattcctttattagtcccacagtggtatcatatgaaactagaaaacctaaagaatccatcggtaccaaccatgtcatactagcttgttgtgaaggaggctaaataacgctccaaacgtatgctaaattttgacaaggaaaaactgtcatggccattttcaaaggggtcccttgacctctgacctccagatcagtgaatgtaaatgggttctatgggtacccacgagtctcccctttacagacatgcccactttatgataatcacatgcagtttggggcaagtcatagtcaagtcagcacactgacacactgacagctgttgttgcatgttgcgcatgttatgatttgagcataaatAAATttgagtaataataaataaataaattatgtgtgattaatttgtgattaattgtgattaacaacagacaatcatgcaattaataacaattacatattatatatattatatcgattgacagccctacgtACAAAACATTTAACATAGCACTTATgaattattttagtattttggTTGATAATTAGTTCATTATTAACTAAAGGCTTATAAATGACTTATGACTGatcattattataaagtgttaccactGATTCTTTACTGCACCAGGAACCATTGAAATTGGGCAGGGCTTTGCAGAAGCATGTTGACACCAGTAGGTGGTAGAAACAGACAACTGCTTGAAATAGTATCAGTTCAACAGGAGGGGGAATATAGTGGCAATCCTTCTCTTGAGAACGatttttattaacattattatataaatCATTACAGTTTGGTTCCACTTTTCACACCTTATTTTTCACCAGCTAATTGTTTCAAATAAAGGTCCAGAATCAGGATTATCACTAAGCTTTAAATTGGTATATGTGTGAAAGTTGAAGGTTGTACCAATCAATAATTTCATATTAATAACAGACCAAATGGTAGTCTGCAGTTgtcctcagctctacagagcatttgagcatctttcagctcattttttttggttttacagcctgcagctttactgttttggttaggggtgcaccgataccagtatcgggtatcggttccgatactgtgctcatgtactcgtactcataCTCGcgaaacggctccgatacaacggcaccaataccactttacggtggtgcgcccgaccccgctggtccagcatcccacctcagccggtgcgcaccggccctcactttcattgcgccacggggttttgcttgcaccctctgactcgcgcgtgcattagactccttggtccgtgtttcaagacgggtcgagtgggttgcagacatcgccgcagacctctggcgccttttacatgggccgagccccgatctggcggcCCTTTGTCcccggtgcggcgaggtccgggcggggaacgctttaaagctgcggccgcgagccaccttcgccccgagcctttccaagccgacctacatccggtcgcggcgcacctcCTC
This window contains:
- the LOC141765128 gene encoding perforin-1-like; the protein is MARLWHLMLLCWAWSPLCLAASGGFFGTQPECEKAHFVPGYNLGGEGFDIVTMERKGAYVIDTETWKLGNGTCRMFSNSYMNRESQKVPAAVVDWRTLPKCSMKVSSLLYDSVETLVNDSTSAVSNDWKIGLEIPVDPSVTVGLGFGGSHSKEATFGMQKSKRDRYNFFSHSVYCSFYRYRMATKPPLSPDFESAVNSLPSYSHKTSALYRSLMDTYGTHFITQVSLGGEIKAITSIKTCEATMNGLSATDIKDCLSVEASASFAKTASIKAMYQHCQAKKKNLVSGQSFSSTFNERNTEVIGGDINGADILFADQSNPNVYSNWLNSLKIIPDVVRYNINPLHTILPSGHPARAGLKQEVETYIKKNAVLNKCSETCKIGHRSSKRDPCACVCNSNQNLKSNCCPAGKGLATLKVFNLYAEGLYGDKWTETDGSVEVRYGDQYKRTAIISNNDNPRWWETFEFGPIVINMKNKLLFSVYDEDSYWNSDLLGKCSIGLRSGKVSNSCMFKHGTLFFSYIVECAVSLGGDQCQEYIPSPMSPSLAKVFHTRNGVLVGEAGKRYTRSVSQSVRVRPAVELG